A window of Sphingobacterium sp. SRCM116780 contains these coding sequences:
- a CDS encoding sensor histidine kinase, protein MKKYRKYWIVSCLVVVLFATLLLSCHQQNNSKQDVKINTMVDSNETRYRDILLSFFSVQDFKDKSTGKRKRDELLKEDGFKESSYNWMFLAYHYYLNRKLDSISYALKQLDHDKLSPDLISLKDYFKIRAEFSFNDVTDGAMMERLINAKEYALKNKSVFTFLFYNMLANADYNREDYRKALENTNSWYAHHPNRSDVYICQAYHEIKFMQYIGLHDKKELRKTLDSCIYYANKTQDSAVIMRMHNLESQYFFNQGNSEKAVESSRRYFNYLVTSKTLNPTAYANFAKNFLNNNQVDSAIFYFNAGLEFIEENKIKYNTLFFYKNLQGAYASKGDYKNAYTALDSTFAVYKSSLMRIQTEKLQEINAKYQTEKKDQAIDLLKTTNAFNHKILVQQRWMFVILLGFLLSVVIFLYYRNKQKLLKSTHEKIIAENKQLLLEQKTRQNQLNPHFIYNAISNLQGLISSEQKTKANQYLILLSRQIRDILELNREEYISLEQEIKSLKNYMLLQQMRYQDVFDFHMDTHDLDLENVMIPPMLIQPFVENAIEYGFKNLSYMGNLQIDFYEKENHLYVSICDNGLGLQSKKEGSQHKKSLSQVITKERLDLLYPNPDQKAGIEIIPNYKEDESGYRIVIYIPLNLYFN, encoded by the coding sequence ATGAAAAAATATAGAAAATATTGGATAGTTAGTTGTTTAGTTGTTGTTTTGTTCGCCACACTACTATTGTCTTGCCATCAACAAAATAATAGTAAGCAAGATGTCAAAATCAACACGATGGTCGATTCCAATGAGACGAGGTACCGTGACATTTTACTAAGTTTTTTTAGTGTGCAGGATTTTAAGGACAAATCGACTGGAAAGAGAAAGCGGGATGAATTACTCAAAGAAGATGGCTTTAAAGAATCTTCTTATAATTGGATGTTTTTAGCCTATCATTATTATTTAAATAGAAAATTAGATTCGATCAGCTATGCGCTCAAGCAGCTTGATCATGATAAGCTTTCTCCCGATCTCATTAGCCTTAAAGATTATTTTAAGATTAGAGCTGAATTTAGTTTTAATGATGTTACAGATGGGGCTATGATGGAACGTTTGATAAATGCCAAAGAATATGCACTGAAGAATAAAAGTGTATTTACTTTCTTGTTTTATAATATGTTAGCTAATGCTGATTATAATAGAGAGGATTATAGAAAAGCATTGGAAAACACCAATTCTTGGTATGCACATCATCCTAATCGATCAGACGTGTACATTTGCCAAGCCTATCATGAAATCAAATTCATGCAATATATAGGACTGCATGATAAAAAGGAGTTAAGGAAAACCTTAGATAGTTGTATTTATTATGCGAATAAAACACAAGACTCTGCTGTTATCATGCGCATGCATAACTTAGAATCACAATACTTTTTCAACCAAGGAAATTCAGAAAAAGCAGTTGAATCTTCTAGAAGATATTTCAATTATTTAGTTACTTCGAAAACCTTAAATCCAACGGCGTATGCGAATTTTGCTAAGAATTTTTTGAATAACAATCAGGTGGATTCAGCAATCTTTTACTTTAACGCTGGACTGGAATTTATTGAGGAAAACAAAATAAAATATAATACCCTGTTTTTCTATAAAAATCTGCAAGGAGCCTATGCCAGTAAAGGAGATTATAAAAATGCATATACTGCATTGGATTCTACATTTGCAGTTTATAAAAGTAGTCTTATGCGGATTCAAACAGAGAAACTTCAAGAAATCAATGCAAAATATCAAACAGAGAAAAAAGATCAAGCGATTGATTTATTGAAAACAACGAATGCGTTTAATCACAAAATTCTAGTTCAACAACGGTGGATGTTTGTGATTCTATTAGGTTTTTTACTCAGTGTAGTGATCTTCTTATATTATCGAAATAAGCAGAAACTACTCAAAAGTACTCATGAAAAAATTATAGCCGAAAATAAACAGCTTTTGTTAGAACAAAAAACACGACAAAATCAGCTTAATCCTCACTTTATCTATAATGCGATCTCGAATCTACAAGGGTTGATTAGTAGCGAACAAAAAACAAAAGCTAATCAGTATTTGATATTATTGTCTCGCCAGATTCGAGATATCTTAGAATTGAATCGCGAAGAATATATCTCCCTAGAGCAAGAAATTAAGTCACTAAAGAATTATATGCTTTTACAACAAATGCGTTATCAAGATGTGTTTGATTTCCATATGGATACCCATGATTTAGATCTTGAAAATGTCATGATTCCACCGATGCTGATACAGCCATTCGTAGAAAATGCCATTGAATATGGTTTTAAAAACTTATCTTATATGGGTAATTTGCAAATCGATTTCTATGAAAAAGAGAATCATCTTTATGTCTCCATTTGTGATAATGGATTGGGTTTACAGTCAAAAAAGGAGGGAAGTCAACACAAAAAATCTTTATCTCAAGTGATCACTAAAGAAAGATTAGATCTGTTGTATCCAAATCCTGATCAAAAAGCTGGTATTGAAATTATACCAAATTATAAGGAAGATGAAAGTGGTTACAGAATAGTAATCTACATACCCCTTAAT